The Bacteroidales bacterium sequence ACGGCAAATCTTTAAACTGGCCGGTATTTGTATCTAATTTAGAAGTAATCTTAATACGTGTATTGTCCGTAGTCGCAACAATAGCGAATTGAGCGGCATAAACATCACCACAATCGTCAATATAATATCTAGTTCCGACTGTAGTTATAGAATAATCTTTTCCTAAACATCTTATCGGAAGCACCAATGTTGCATCAAAAGAATTTTCTGCTTGATTTGAAGCATACACACAAATATTCTTTTCCGCTGTTATCAGCATGCCTGTATTCATTATAGTACCATATTCATCTGTATAAAACTGGGAATATGGTACCTCTAGTAATGTACGTGTCATTGCAGGCACAACAACGGTATTTGTGTATCCTGTAGTAGGATTAGAAATTGTTGCAGTAGTAACCTCTCTAGCAATAATTGTTAGTTGTAATTTATCATTATCATTGGGGACGGCAGTACAAGCCCTTTTTCCATTCTTCATGAAAGTTACCCAAAATTCCTTACCTTCAGTTGATGGAGATGTATTTTGACAGTATATTTGTGGACTTAACGCGGAAAGCATTAAAATTAAAAATAGTATTTTAATCTTATTTTCCATGACAGGAATTTTTAAACTTATCTCATTCGAATTAAATTACACATTGGTAAGACAAATGTTTGCAAATATATTAAATTTTATTAAAATAAAAAAAATTCAAATAATTAATTATTGCTCTTCTATTATATAAAACATATCCAGAATAATAGAGACTGTAAAAAATCGGTAGTTTTTATGATTATTTTTGATTTTTACATTTTCAGTTAACTTACCTGATATCGAAATGTTTTGTTGTTTAAACTCTATATGGAAACTGTTTTTTAGCAAAGATGATACATATATTGTATTTTACCAAATTTATACATTAGGTTTCAATAGACTTTATCTGGAAATGTTAATAAATACAATCTGTCTTTCCGATAAATGTATAGCAGAAAAATAATTAAATCTGGCATTAGAATAAACCACATTATGCTTAAATGACTTATCATTATTTCTTCAAATTGACGATAATCTATTTTATAGCACTGAATTTTGTGAAAAAATTTATTTAAGATATAAATTATTTAGTATAAAATATATGAATATAAAAATCATGCGGCAATTCTATAAATCTTTTGGCTTATATTTATTATCGATTTAATCTCTATACTAAAATCTTTCATTTTTCAATTTTTACTATATTTGCAAGCCAAAGAGCTTTTTGATTTTTTGAGGTGAAGAAAAAATTTCAACATATTAAAATTATATCCGCATTAATTCTTTTAGTGCTTTCATCTTTCAATTCTTATGCCCAGTTTTACAATGGCTCTAATATGACTTTCGGTAAAAGGAAAGTACAATATAAAAACTTTAAGTGGAATTATTACGATCATTCTAATTATCAAATTTATTTTTATCAGAACGGGCAGAATTTGGCAATTTTTACTCATCAAGTATTGAAAGATTATTTACCTCAGCTTGAGAAAGATTTTAATACTCAGATGCCGAGTAATATCCAATTTATAATTTTTAATACTCTCGGCGATTTAAAGCAAAGTAATCTCGGATCTCTTGCAAATACGAGTTATAACACTGGTGGAATTGCTCATATTATCGACCGGAAAGTTTTTATGTATTTTAATGGCGATATTGCGGAATTTGAGAAACAAGTTAGGGCGGGAGCCTGTAAATTAGTTATACAAAATGCATTGGGCGGCAATAGGCTACGAGATAGGGTAAGTATTACTGATGATATTAATGAAAATGATTGGTTCGTTGACGGATTGGTTTCTTATTATTCCGATAATTGGAACACAAAAATGGATGACGATTTTAAAAAAGTGTTTTTCAGCGGCAATATTAAAAAACTTAAACATGTTCAAGGCGAATATTCGGTAATTATCGGGCATTCCGTTTGGAAATTTATTGCTGATAAATTCGGCAAGAATGCTATAAAAGAAATTGTTAGATATGCCCGTAGGTTAGACAATCCTTATGATGCTTTTAAGGTGGTTCTTAGTATCAATTTTAAGGAATTGGAAAAGGAATGGCGAAAATATTATGAAGAATATTATACTGATTATAAAGAAGATAATATAGAAAAACAAGATATACTTCTATCCAATAAAAGAAAAAAACATCTTATTTATAATAATATCAATTTCAGTTCCGACGGAAAATATATCACATATACTACTAACGAAATGGGATTGAAGAAGTTATATATTAAAGATCTGGAAACCGGCGATTTGAAACGTGTTTACAAAACAGGCTACAGATCTAATACAAAGATGGACAATACTTTTCCAGTTTTAGCTTGGCATCCTACCCGACCGATTTTGGCTGTAGCCGTAGAAGAAAAAGGTAGCGTTAAACTTTTTTTCTACACTATTTCGGATAATAATAAAAAGAATTGGTTATTTCTTCAGAATCAGCAATTTTCAAGTCTGGGATTTCAGAAAGTTTTGGATATGAATTATTCTTTTGACGGTGCATATATAATATTCTCAGCCGTAAAAGACGGTCAAACCGATCTTTTCCTTTGGAATATAGTTTCCGGAGTTTCGGTTAATCTGACTAATGATATTTTCAACGATTTTAATCCTGTATTTCTTAATAATCAGGGTGATATATTATTTTCTTCTAATAGGGGAAATGATCTTATAAATTTAAATCCTAATAATGATCTCTTTAGGATGAATGTTTTTCAGCCGGAAAAGGTAACGCGAATGACTAATACCACCAATGCCGATGAAATCATGCCTCAATGGATTCATAATAATTTGGTAACGTACATTTCGGATAAAAACGGGATATACAATATGTACCTCGGTGAATTCGACAGTATTATCAGCTTTGTAGATACAATTACTCATTATAACTATTTTCTTAAAACAAAAAGTATTACAGATTATAATAGTAATATTGTTGATTATGATGTTAAGAATAATACTGCCATTGAAATATTAAGTAATTACAACACATCTTTAATAAGTAAGAAAACTATACCGGCACTCAGCAGTATTAATGACGGTTCCGGTATTGAAACCAAACTTGATAATACATATTATCGCAGCAGGCAATATATTGCAGATTCTCTGACAAATGCTGTGCCTCAAAAGAAAGAGGTTCGACAATTTAAGGATGTGTTAAGTAAGGATTTACGACGAGAGTTCCCTACGAAATATGTTTCCGAAATGGACCCGAGCACTCCCGACAGCGTCTGGGAACAGATTATTATAACTCATTATGAGGAAA is a genomic window containing:
- a CDS encoding IgGFc-binding protein yields the protein MENKIKILFLILMLSALSPQIYCQNTSPSTEGKEFWVTFMKNGKRACTAVPNDNDKLQLTIIAREVTTATISNPTTGYTNTVVVPAMTRTLLEVPYSQFYTDEYGTIMNTGMLITAEKNICVYASNQAENSFDATLVLPIRCLGKDYSITTVGTRYYIDDCGDVYAAQFAIVATTDNTRIKITSKLDTNTGQFKDLPFEVTLNRGQVYMIGAEHPPSSSQFPEYTIGLSGSWVEVVQGGQVAVFQGNSATYEKERLNNPNYNLLASHTYDQAIPIKYCGKQASAIMVNNSSTEYYLTAIGFMIIHILPMLMGILTI